The sequence CCGAAATCGTCGCAGAGCGGGCGCAGGATCATGCGGGCCGGGGCGTCGGCCATGCCGCGCCCGCTCGCCGTCAGTTGCAGGTCGACGCGCGCGGGGCGGTCGATCACCTCGCGCATCAGCTCCTGCGCACGGGTCCGGTCGCCGTCGTTGAAGAGCGCGCGTGCCGGCAGGCCGCGCACCTCCATCCCCATCATGTCGCAGATCCGCGTGCCGCCGAGGCGGATGCGCAGCGGGGCGCCCGCGGTGTCCTCCAGGATGAACATGTGCTCGAGCGCATCCTCGAAGGCGCGCGGGTCGATCTCCGACCGCCGGGGCGCAAGCCGATCGCCCCGCAGCCGCTCCCAATAGGAACCGAGGCTGTCGATGATGTGCTGGCTCATCGCGCCGTCCATCCGATCGCCGGGCCGAAGGCCCTTCCGTCCGACACCGAAATCCCCGTGTTCCACACCGCTCTCCCACCAGCTTAGGACACATTTTCAAGAAAGTGTCCGAAAAACGCGTCTGCTCTTCCCACAACACAGACATTAGCATTTTCGACGCATTTTAGATGATTTTTCGGGGCCGAAGGTTAACGCTGGCGCTCCGGGACGGGAGGTGGCGATGCAGTCGATGACGGGATTCGCGCGGGTGGATGGCACCGGCGAGGGGATGAGCTGGGCGTGGGAGGCGCGCAGCGTCAACGCGCGCGGCCTCGACCTGCGGCTGCGCCTACCCGACGGTGCGGACGCGCTGGAGGCCGAGCTGCGCAAGGCGACGCCGCGCCGGTTCGCGCGCGGCAACGTCTCGATTTCCCTGCGCTGGTCGCGCCTGCCCGATGCGGCGGGCGGCGGAGTGAACCGCGTGGCGCTCGACCAGGCGCTCGCCGCCCTGGCCGAGGTTGAGGCGGTCGCAGCACAACAGGGGCGGGAGCTGGCGGCCGTGAGCGCCGCTGACATCCTTGCCCTGCGCGGTGTAGCCGAGGGAGGCGAGGCCGGGCAGGCCTGGCTCAAGGCCGCCCAGTCGGAAATCGCGGCGCTGCTCGATGCCCTTGCCCACGCGCGGGAGTCCGAGGGCGCGGCGCTGGCCACGCTCCTCACCACCTCCATTGACGAGATCGCCCGCCTGGCTGCCGAAGCGCGGGAGACGGCGGCCGCCCGGGCCGCCCGGGCCGGCGAGACGCTGCGCGCCCGCGTCGCCGCACTGATGGAGGCCGCCCCCGACACCGACCGGCTGGAGCAGGAGCTCGCCCTGATCGCCGTGAAGGCCGACGTGACCGAGGAGCTCGATCGCCTCGACGCGCATGTCGCCGCGGCCCGCGTGCATCTCACCGAAACCGGGCCCATCGGGCGCAAGCTCGACTTCCTGATGCAGGAGTTCAACAGGGAGGCGAACACCCTCGCCTCCAAGTCCGGCGATGCGGAGCTGACGCGCGTGGCCCTTGCGCTCAAGGTCGTGATCGATCAGATGCGCGAGCAGGTCCAGAACGTCGAATGAGAACCGAATGATAGATCCGTGCCGCCGCGGCCTCCTCGTCATCCTCTCCTCGCCCTCCGGGGCGGGCAAGTCGACGCTCTCGCGGCGGCTCCTGTCGGAGGACGGCGAGATCTCCTTCTCGATCTCCGCCACCACCCGCCCGCCGCGGCCCGGTGAGGAGGACGGGCGGGAGTACTACTTCAAGGACCGTGCCGAGTTCGAGCGCATGGTCGTGGCGGGCGAGATGCTGGAGCATGCCGAGGTCTTCGGCAATCTCTACGGCTCGCCCCTCGGCCCCGTAAGGGACGCGATGAGTGCGGGGCGCGACGTGCTCTTCGATGTGGACTGGCAGGGCGGTCAGCAGATCCGCAACTCCGAGATGGGGCGCGAGGCGATCTCCATCTTCATCCTGCCCCCCTCCATCGAGGAGCTGGAGCACCGCCTGCGCAAGCGTGCACAGGACGCCCCGGACGTGATCGCCCGCCGCATGGGCGAGGCGCGGCGGGAGATGAGCCACTGGGCCGAATACGACTACATCCTCATCAACGACGATCTCGACACCTGCTACGACCAGCTCCGCTCGGTCTTGGTGGCCGAGCGCCTGCGCCGTGACCGCCGGCCCGACATCGCCCAGC is a genomic window of Pontivivens ytuae containing:
- a CDS encoding PAS domain-containing protein, with amino-acid sequence MEHGDFGVGRKGLRPGDRMDGAMSQHIIDSLGSYWERLRGDRLAPRRSEIDPRAFEDALEHMFILEDTAGAPLRIRLGGTRICDMMGMEVRGLPARALFNDGDRTRAQELMREVIDRPARVDLQLTASGRGMADAPARMILRPLCDDFGDITRILGCLVVETEQFGVETQLTIGAIRLDTLRERAAIPRPVAGFAQEQAAFQMPHLKPIDGGKASTERKPLSRAHLRVVKD
- the gmk gene encoding guanylate kinase; its protein translation is MIDPCRRGLLVILSSPSGAGKSTLSRRLLSEDGEISFSISATTRPPRPGEEDGREYYFKDRAEFERMVVAGEMLEHAEVFGNLYGSPLGPVRDAMSAGRDVLFDVDWQGGQQIRNSEMGREAISIFILPPSIEELEHRLRKRAQDAPDVIARRMGEARREMSHWAEYDYILINDDLDTCYDQLRSVLVAERLRRDRRPDIAQQARLMSGQIKERT
- a CDS encoding YicC/YloC family endoribonuclease, with the protein product MQSMTGFARVDGTGEGMSWAWEARSVNARGLDLRLRLPDGADALEAELRKATPRRFARGNVSISLRWSRLPDAAGGGVNRVALDQALAALAEVEAVAAQQGRELAAVSAADILALRGVAEGGEAGQAWLKAAQSEIAALLDALAHARESEGAALATLLTTSIDEIARLAAEARETAAARAARAGETLRARVAALMEAAPDTDRLEQELALIAVKADVTEELDRLDAHVAAARVHLTETGPIGRKLDFLMQEFNREANTLASKSGDAELTRVALALKVVIDQMREQVQNVE